Proteins from a genomic interval of Kribbella aluminosa:
- a CDS encoding Gfo/Idh/MocA family protein yields MTSDKLRIGIVGAGIMGRGNALSLSARPDASITAVTSRSAASAELLAGDIGGRGARPEVYPDLAALLASDSVDAVVLTTPDDLHGEMMVQAAAAGKHILVEKPLTTSVAEADAAVQAIRANGVVAMCLFNHRWVPAYAQAYELLADLGEGAVAYARKDDTIFVPTEMLSWADRTTCAWFLSSHDIDLVSWLLRDQVRRVYATARWGKLRSLGIDTPDAIQIQAEYSRGAVATFESAWIYPNTFPTTVDSYVSVVADNGVVQLDRQKESVVLARADGYTYPRNMLQRVMHGVPSGAYADAIAHWVDCCRTGREPLITIESSRNVTAVLEAAHLSIETRQPVEVS; encoded by the coding sequence GTGACGTCCGACAAGCTGCGGATCGGGATCGTCGGGGCCGGGATCATGGGGCGCGGCAACGCGCTGTCGTTGTCCGCCCGGCCCGACGCCTCGATCACCGCGGTCACCAGCCGTTCGGCGGCATCCGCCGAGCTGCTCGCCGGCGACATCGGCGGCCGCGGCGCCCGGCCGGAGGTGTACCCCGATCTCGCGGCACTGCTGGCGAGTGACTCGGTGGACGCCGTCGTGCTGACCACTCCGGACGACCTGCACGGCGAGATGATGGTGCAGGCCGCCGCGGCCGGTAAGCACATTCTGGTGGAGAAGCCGCTGACCACGTCGGTCGCCGAGGCGGACGCCGCGGTGCAGGCGATCCGGGCGAACGGTGTCGTCGCGATGTGCTTGTTCAATCACCGGTGGGTGCCGGCGTACGCACAGGCCTACGAGTTGCTCGCCGATCTCGGCGAGGGCGCGGTCGCTTACGCGCGGAAGGACGACACGATCTTCGTGCCGACCGAGATGCTGTCGTGGGCGGACCGGACGACGTGTGCCTGGTTTCTCTCGAGTCATGACATCGACCTGGTGTCGTGGTTGCTGCGCGACCAGGTACGGCGGGTGTACGCGACGGCGCGCTGGGGGAAGCTGCGGTCGCTCGGGATCGACACGCCCGACGCGATCCAGATCCAGGCGGAGTACTCGCGGGGCGCGGTGGCGACGTTCGAGTCGGCGTGGATCTATCCGAACACGTTCCCGACGACGGTCGACTCGTACGTGTCGGTGGTCGCGGACAACGGCGTCGTACAGCTGGATCGGCAGAAGGAAAGCGTCGTACTGGCGCGGGCGGACGGGTACACGTATCCGCGGAACATGCTGCAGCGGGTGATGCACGGGGTCCCGTCCGGTGCGTACGCCGACGCGATCGCGCACTGGGTCGACTGCTGCCGTACCGGACGGGAACCGCTGATCACGATCGAGAGCAGCCGGAACGTGACCGCCGTACTGGAGGCCGCGCACCTGTCGATCGAGACGCGGCAGCCGGTCGAGGTCTCGTGA
- a CDS encoding ABC transporter substrate-binding protein yields MARLRLALVATLMLAAVSCLAGCVSGSPAGGGDQKQSGDAYSGDVEWWTINLQKNYGPDIQQWIDAYQKDHPKVHIKWVDVPGQDITTKLLAALASGKVPDVVNFTSATTGLFASSMADLNSLFSKEDAAAYLPNLSEPLVVDGKRIAIPWYNGGTSLSFYNKDLLAKAGFDPAKPPATYDEALALATKYHDATGKSATNFMAYSAVVQADGVKLLSGDGKKAAFNTPETLALLEKFKKPFDSGAIAPGSLGENRRDLPQTLENKLIAFNPAAVSSSLLNVQKNAPAVYSSIVVGPPVTGADGKFYMPGQQVMGIPAKSGHQAAAAAWLKYVAAPEQQLALCKLVPIYPSSVKALEDPFFTDVTGTAPADQARKILVDTFKQSVDASMGSGNDEQLRQLFDDQVRAYMSGTKTAQQALDAAEKAWNDTLAKGK; encoded by the coding sequence ATGGCCCGACTCCGACTCGCGCTCGTCGCCACCCTCATGCTCGCGGCGGTCAGCTGTCTGGCCGGCTGTGTGTCCGGCAGCCCGGCCGGCGGCGGCGACCAGAAGCAGTCCGGCGACGCGTACTCCGGTGACGTCGAGTGGTGGACGATCAACCTGCAGAAGAACTACGGGCCGGACATCCAGCAGTGGATCGACGCCTACCAGAAGGACCACCCGAAAGTGCACATCAAGTGGGTGGACGTGCCGGGGCAGGACATCACCACCAAGCTGCTGGCCGCGCTGGCCAGCGGCAAGGTGCCGGATGTCGTCAACTTCACCTCGGCGACCACCGGGCTGTTCGCCTCCTCGATGGCCGACCTGAACTCGCTGTTCAGCAAGGAGGACGCGGCGGCGTACCTGCCGAACCTCTCCGAGCCGTTGGTTGTCGACGGCAAACGGATCGCGATTCCCTGGTACAACGGCGGTACGTCGCTGTCGTTCTACAACAAGGACCTGCTGGCCAAGGCCGGGTTCGATCCGGCGAAGCCGCCGGCGACGTACGACGAGGCGCTCGCGCTGGCCACGAAGTACCACGACGCGACCGGCAAGTCCGCGACCAACTTCATGGCGTACTCGGCCGTGGTGCAGGCCGACGGCGTCAAGCTGCTCTCCGGCGACGGCAAGAAGGCCGCGTTCAACACGCCGGAAACGCTGGCCTTGCTGGAGAAGTTCAAGAAGCCGTTCGACTCGGGCGCGATCGCCCCCGGCAGTCTCGGCGAGAACCGGCGGGACCTGCCGCAGACGCTGGAGAACAAGCTGATCGCGTTCAACCCGGCGGCGGTGTCCAGCTCGCTGCTCAACGTGCAGAAGAACGCGCCCGCGGTCTACTCGTCGATCGTGGTCGGCCCGCCGGTGACAGGTGCCGACGGCAAGTTCTACATGCCCGGCCAGCAGGTGATGGGGATCCCGGCGAAGTCCGGTCACCAGGCGGCCGCGGCGGCGTGGCTCAAGTACGTCGCGGCGCCCGAGCAGCAGCTCGCACTCTGCAAGCTGGTGCCGATCTACCCGTCCTCGGTGAAGGCGCTCGAGGACCCGTTCTTCACCGACGTCACCGGGACGGCGCCGGCCGACCAGGCCCGGAAGATCCTCGTCGACACCTTCAAGCAGAGCGTGGACGCGTCGATGGGTTCCGGAAACGACGAGCAGCTGCGCCAGCTCTTCGACGACCAGGTCCGGGCGTACATGTCCGGGACGAAGACCGCTCAGCAGGCGCTCGACGCCGCCGAGAAGGCCTGGAACGACACGCTGGCGAAGGGAAAGTGA
- a CDS encoding carbohydrate ABC transporter permease produces MPGLKGRVVGQHRYTPYVFMLPGLLFYAAMFAWPAVIAIQLAFSDYDIVHPVRFSGLDNFVHLVHDPRVWIALRNSLLFVLMFLPLTVVAPLFLAMLVNLKLRAIQAFRMLYYLPVITSMVAVAVAWRYVFNREGVVNWVLGLFGAGPTDFLLDRHWALPTVVLLEAWKNAGLFMMIYLAGLQAVPSDQVEAATIDGAGPWQRLLYVVVPALRPTFAVTLVLSMLEAMRAFESVYVLTRGGPLDATLTLGYYIWSKAFQDYDMGYASAVGLLLWAIMIVLAGFNLLVTRRRDV; encoded by the coding sequence ATGCCGGGTCTGAAGGGCCGTGTGGTCGGTCAGCACAGGTACACGCCGTACGTGTTCATGCTGCCCGGGCTGCTGTTCTACGCCGCGATGTTCGCCTGGCCGGCCGTGATCGCGATCCAGCTGGCGTTCTCGGACTACGACATCGTGCATCCGGTGCGCTTCTCCGGCCTGGACAACTTCGTCCACCTGGTGCACGACCCGCGGGTCTGGATCGCGTTGCGGAACTCGCTGCTTTTCGTGCTGATGTTCCTGCCGCTGACCGTGGTCGCGCCGCTGTTCCTCGCGATGCTGGTGAACCTGAAGCTGCGCGCGATCCAGGCGTTCCGGATGCTCTACTACCTGCCGGTGATCACGTCGATGGTGGCGGTGGCGGTCGCCTGGCGGTACGTCTTCAACCGCGAGGGCGTGGTCAACTGGGTGCTCGGGCTGTTCGGCGCCGGCCCGACGGACTTCCTGCTCGACCGGCACTGGGCGCTGCCGACCGTCGTACTGCTGGAGGCGTGGAAGAACGCCGGCCTGTTCATGATGATCTACCTGGCCGGGCTCCAGGCGGTGCCGTCCGACCAGGTCGAGGCCGCGACGATCGACGGTGCCGGACCGTGGCAGCGGCTGCTGTACGTCGTCGTGCCGGCGCTGCGGCCGACGTTCGCGGTGACGCTCGTACTCAGCATGCTCGAGGCGATGCGGGCGTTCGAGTCCGTGTACGTGCTGACCCGCGGCGGCCCGCTCGACGCCACTCTCACCCTCGGCTACTACATCTGGTCGAAAGCCTTCCAGGACTACGACATGGGATACGCGAGCGCTGTCGGCCTGCTGCTGTGGGCGATCATGATCGTCCTCGCCGGGTTCAACCTGCTGGTCACACGGCGGAGGGATGTCTGA
- a CDS encoding carbohydrate ABC transporter permease, whose protein sequence is MSRRVAWYVVLVAVAALFVGPFLILLSAATKPAGQDVFGFPPDLIPRPPVGTWFREAWTTIPYARFLVNSVIYVGITVPAYLVVSALTAYPLARIAFRGRGVFFMLFLSIMFLPGELMLIPRFLVMSQLGLTDTFASVILPAILSSLGIFLLRQAFAQIPDEVVEAARVDGANEFQIFGRICVPIVAPTLAVLAILGFVSVWNSFIWPLVVLTSQSKFPIALGIAYLSGVAGTDVRGLAAGTVISLVPVIVVFLLLQKRILNSMGGAVKG, encoded by the coding sequence ATGAGTCGTCGGGTTGCGTGGTACGTCGTGCTCGTCGCGGTGGCGGCGTTGTTCGTCGGACCGTTCCTGATCCTGCTGAGCGCAGCGACCAAACCGGCAGGCCAGGACGTGTTCGGGTTCCCGCCCGACCTGATTCCGCGGCCGCCGGTCGGCACCTGGTTCCGCGAGGCGTGGACGACGATCCCGTACGCACGGTTCCTGGTGAACTCGGTGATCTACGTCGGCATCACGGTCCCGGCGTACCTGGTGGTGTCGGCGCTGACGGCGTACCCGCTGGCCAGGATCGCGTTCCGCGGCCGCGGTGTGTTCTTCATGCTGTTCCTGTCGATCATGTTCCTGCCCGGCGAGCTGATGCTGATCCCGCGGTTCCTGGTGATGAGCCAGCTCGGGCTGACCGACACGTTCGCGTCGGTGATCCTGCCGGCCATCCTGTCCTCGCTCGGGATCTTCCTGCTCCGCCAGGCGTTCGCGCAGATCCCGGACGAGGTCGTCGAGGCCGCCCGGGTCGACGGCGCGAACGAGTTCCAGATCTTCGGTCGGATCTGCGTACCGATCGTCGCCCCGACCCTCGCCGTGCTCGCGATCCTCGGATTCGTCTCGGTGTGGAACAGCTTCATCTGGCCGCTGGTCGTGCTGACCAGTCAGTCCAAGTTCCCGATCGCCCTCGGGATCGCCTACCTCAGTGGGGTCGCCGGTACCGACGTCCGCGGTCTTGCGGCCGGCACGGTGATCTCGCTGGTTCCCGTCATCGTTGTCTTCCTCCTGCTGCAGAAACGCATCCTCAACAGCATGGGCGGCGCAGTCAAAGGCTGA